One Streptomyces coeruleorubidus DNA segment encodes these proteins:
- a CDS encoding class I SAM-dependent methyltransferase — MHGQDRVTGFDYAATALRQAEQRADALGAEVEFVQADATRLDNLAQKFTTVLDSGLYHSLARRQRAQYAAALPKVCLPGARLHLLCFSDEAEDDFPDPHRISEAELRTTFTGAWCLDELHRDTYVTAFTREYVEKQAEGEQFPHLDTRALTFDGAGRVTRPIWRLTAVRLT, encoded by the coding sequence CTGCATGGTCAAGATCGGGTCACCGGTTTCGACTACGCGGCCACGGCCCTGCGCCAAGCCGAACAGCGGGCCGACGCGCTCGGTGCCGAAGTGGAGTTCGTGCAAGCCGACGCAACGCGGCTGGACAACCTGGCGCAGAAATTCACCACGGTGCTGGACAGCGGTTTGTACCACTCACTCGCACGGCGGCAGCGCGCACAGTACGCGGCAGCGCTGCCGAAGGTGTGCCTGCCGGGAGCACGCCTGCACCTGCTGTGTTTCTCCGACGAGGCCGAGGACGACTTCCCGGACCCGCATCGCATCAGTGAGGCTGAGCTGCGCACCACCTTCACCGGGGCATGGTGCCTCGACGAGCTGCACCGCGACACCTACGTCACGGCGTTCACCAGGGAGTACGTCGAGAAGCAGGCAGAAGGCGAGCAGTTCCCCCACCTGGACACCCGGGCGCTCACCTTCGACGGAGCGGGCAGGGTGACGCGCCCGATCTGGCGTCTGACAGCCGTTCGGCTGACCTGA
- a CDS encoding AraC family transcriptional regulator: protein MDVLSQVTDAMRTGRPRFVRVEGHHPWRRRLRPVPGTAFHVLLRGSCRLVPPAGDPIGLGVGDVVLLPNGHGHGIADSCAAPLQDSDPALDEEFGENARTVTLGSAEPGGPAAPTVLLSGVFPLDQSWCHPVVNGLPDVVHVQAQLRREPPLRVVLELLREESEGAGMGADSVISSLLDTLLLYTLRVWYQEHGVGRGWGPALNDVAISRVLCRIHNDPGGKWTVEGLGEEAGLSRSAFARRFTELVGQPPLSYLTWLRMNMAAQRLRDSEEPLGAIAQRVGYTSEFAFAAAFKRLYGTAPGAYRRQERSVMA, encoded by the coding sequence ATGGACGTACTCAGTCAGGTGACAGACGCGATGCGCACCGGCCGGCCGCGTTTTGTCAGAGTCGAGGGACACCACCCGTGGAGGCGACGCCTCCGACCCGTGCCCGGCACGGCGTTCCACGTCCTCTTACGGGGCTCCTGCCGGCTGGTTCCCCCCGCCGGCGATCCCATCGGGCTCGGGGTGGGGGATGTGGTGCTCCTTCCCAACGGGCACGGCCATGGGATCGCCGACAGCTGCGCCGCCCCGCTTCAGGACTCGGATCCCGCCCTGGACGAGGAGTTCGGCGAGAATGCGCGGACGGTGACCCTGGGGTCTGCCGAGCCGGGCGGGCCGGCGGCCCCCACGGTGCTGCTCAGCGGCGTGTTCCCACTCGACCAGAGCTGGTGCCACCCGGTGGTCAACGGCCTGCCCGACGTCGTCCACGTGCAGGCCCAGCTCAGGCGGGAGCCGCCGCTGCGGGTCGTTCTCGAGCTGCTGCGGGAGGAGTCGGAGGGCGCCGGGATGGGCGCGGACTCGGTGATCTCCTCGCTGCTGGACACGCTCCTGCTGTACACCCTGCGGGTGTGGTACCAGGAGCACGGAGTCGGCCGTGGCTGGGGCCCGGCGCTGAACGACGTGGCGATCAGCAGGGTTCTGTGCCGTATCCACAATGACCCCGGCGGGAAGTGGACCGTGGAGGGCCTGGGCGAGGAAGCCGGCCTGTCCCGTTCGGCGTTCGCCCGGCGGTTCACCGAACTCGTCGGCCAGCCGCCCCTCAGCTACCTCACCTGGCTCCGGATGAACATGGCGGCACAGCGGCTGCGCGACTCCGAAGAACCCCTGGGTGCCATCGCGCAACGGGTCGGCTACACCTCCGAGTTCGCGTTCGCGGCAGCGTTCAAGCGGCTGTACGGAACGGCGCCGGGCGCGTATCGCAGACAGGAGCGGTCCGTCATGGCGTGA
- a CDS encoding DUF4287 domain-containing protein: MTATAKGPASYFPSIEKKYGRPIAEWKDLIHSSPLTKHMELVNWLKAEHGLGHGHANALVAHTLAEQSGN; the protein is encoded by the coding sequence ATGACCGCCACCGCGAAGGGCCCTGCCAGCTACTTTCCTTCCATCGAGAAGAAGTACGGTCGCCCGATTGCGGAGTGGAAGGACCTCATCCACTCCTCGCCTCTGACCAAGCACATGGAGCTCGTGAACTGGCTCAAGGCCGAGCACGGCCTCGGCCACGGTCACGCCAACGCCCTCGTCGCGCACACCCTAGCCGAGCAGTCCGGCAACTGA
- the pcaC gene encoding 4-carboxymuconolactone decarboxylase produces the protein MSETPPNTLQYRFDGPEEAPVLILGPSLGTTWHMWDRQIPELIKQWRVFRFDLPGHGGAPAYPVGSVTDLTTRLLTTLEGLGVQRFGYAGCALGGAVGIELALRHPERLASLALIAASPRFGTADEFRQRGVIVRTNGLDPIARTAPERWFTGGFAAAQPAITEWAVQMVRTTDPGCYIAACEALASFDVRAELGRVGVPTLVLVGSDDQVTGPAEARTLVAGIPDARLAVVPGASHLVPVEQPAAVTDLLVRHFSTAWQPAFETSTGQTALPAAAVKPVLSAAPAQPLQTGPVAEIAPVVPPQPQGRPDPYDAGLKVRREVLGDAHVDRALAQAGEFSGDFQEFITRYAWGEIWDRPGLDRRTRSCVTLTALVAGGHLDELAFHTKAALRNGLTPGEIKEVLLQAAVYCGVPAANSAFKVAQQVIREETTPQE, from the coding sequence GTGAGCGAGACACCACCGAACACCTTGCAATACCGCTTTGACGGGCCAGAAGAGGCTCCGGTCCTGATCCTGGGTCCGTCCCTGGGTACCACATGGCACATGTGGGACCGCCAGATCCCCGAGCTGATCAAGCAGTGGCGCGTCTTCCGGTTCGACCTGCCGGGACACGGCGGCGCGCCCGCGTACCCGGTGGGCTCGGTCACCGACCTCACCACACGGCTGCTGACCACCCTGGAAGGGCTCGGCGTGCAGCGCTTCGGCTACGCGGGCTGCGCGCTCGGCGGCGCGGTCGGCATCGAGCTGGCCCTGCGCCACCCCGAGCGGCTCGCCTCCCTCGCGCTGATCGCCGCCTCCCCGCGCTTCGGCACGGCCGACGAGTTCCGGCAGAGAGGCGTGATCGTCCGCACGAACGGCCTCGACCCCATCGCCCGTACCGCGCCCGAGCGCTGGTTCACCGGCGGGTTCGCCGCCGCGCAGCCCGCGATCACCGAGTGGGCCGTGCAGATGGTGCGCACCACCGACCCGGGCTGCTACATCGCCGCCTGCGAGGCGCTCGCCTCGTTCGACGTCCGGGCTGAGCTCGGGCGGGTCGGCGTGCCGACGCTGGTCCTGGTCGGTTCGGACGACCAGGTCACCGGCCCCGCCGAGGCCCGCACCCTGGTCGCCGGCATCCCGGACGCCCGCCTCGCCGTCGTCCCCGGCGCCTCCCACCTGGTGCCCGTGGAGCAGCCCGCGGCCGTCACCGACCTGCTGGTGCGGCACTTCTCCACCGCCTGGCAGCCCGCCTTCGAGACCTCCACCGGCCAGACCGCCCTGCCCGCGGCCGCCGTCAAGCCGGTCCTGTCCGCCGCCCCCGCGCAGCCCCTCCAGACCGGGCCCGTCGCCGAGATCGCCCCGGTCGTCCCGCCGCAGCCCCAGGGGCGGCCCGACCCCTACGACGCCGGGCTCAAGGTCCGCCGCGAGGTGCTGGGCGACGCACACGTCGACCGGGCGCTGGCACAGGCCGGCGAGTTCTCCGGGGACTTCCAGGAGTTCATCACCCGCTACGCCTGGGGCGAGATCTGGGACCGCCCCGGCCTGGACCGGCGCACCCGCAGCTGCGTCACCCTCACGGCACTGGTCGCCGGCGGTCACCTGGACGAGCTGGCGTTCCACACCAAGGCCGCCCTGCGCAACGGTCTCACCCCGGGAGAGATCAAGGAGGTGCTGCTCCAGGCGGCCGTCTACTGCGGCGTACCGGCGGCGAACAGCGCTTTCAAGGTCGCCCAGCAGGTCATCCGCGAGGAGACCACGCCCCAGGAGTGA
- a CDS encoding MBL fold metallo-hydrolase: MKLTKKSHACVRLEKDGRTLVLDPGGFSEEDAALGADAILVTHEHPDHFDEFRLRAAMENNPAAEIWTLKSVAEKISSAFPGRVHTVGHGDTFTAAGFDVQVHGELHAVIHPDIPRITNVGYLVDGGKVFHPGDALTVPGHRVETLMLPVMAPWSKISEVIDYVREVKPQRAYDIHDALLTDLARPIYDRQIGQLGGSEHLRLTPGDSAEV; encoded by the coding sequence ATGAAGCTCACGAAGAAGTCGCACGCCTGCGTCCGCCTGGAAAAGGACGGCCGCACCCTCGTCCTCGACCCCGGCGGGTTCAGCGAGGAGGACGCCGCGCTCGGCGCGGACGCGATCCTCGTCACCCACGAGCACCCCGACCACTTCGACGAGTTCCGGCTGCGTGCCGCGATGGAGAACAACCCGGCCGCCGAGATCTGGACCCTGAAGTCGGTCGCGGAGAAGATCTCGTCCGCCTTCCCGGGCCGCGTGCACACCGTCGGCCACGGCGACACCTTCACCGCCGCCGGTTTCGACGTCCAGGTCCACGGCGAACTCCACGCGGTGATCCACCCGGACATCCCGCGGATCACCAACGTCGGCTACCTCGTCGACGGCGGCAAGGTCTTCCACCCCGGCGACGCCCTCACCGTCCCCGGCCACCGGGTCGAGACGCTGATGCTCCCGGTGATGGCCCCCTGGAGCAAGATCTCGGAGGTCATCGACTACGTCCGGGAGGTCAAGCCGCAGCGCGCCTACGACATCCACGACGCCCTGCTCACCGACCTGGCCCGGCCGATCTACGACCGCCAGATCGGGCAG